The following proteins come from a genomic window of Candidatus Nanopelagicales bacterium:
- a CDS encoding dihydrofolate reductase family protein has product ALPGERVDPVALIDALEERGLHRIVCEGGPHLLRELSAAGLVDEADISVAPMIAGGGQIVTGVALESPLKFELVHAIEHEGFLFNRYVANGRGVPA; this is encoded by the coding sequence GCCTTGCCTGGCGAGCGAGTTGATCCGGTCGCGCTCATCGATGCGTTGGAGGAGCGAGGCCTGCACCGGATCGTCTGCGAGGGTGGCCCGCACTTGCTGCGGGAATTGTCGGCAGCCGGTCTGGTGGATGAGGCCGATATCTCCGTCGCACCCATGATTGCTGGCGGCGGTCAGATTGTGACCGGAGTGGCCCTCGAATCGCCACTCAAGTTCGAGTTGGTGCACGCCATCGAGCACGAAGGCTTTCTGTTCAATCGATACGTGGCAAACGGCCGCGGTGTTCCCGCCTAG